Proteins encoded by one window of Camelus bactrianus isolate YW-2024 breed Bactrian camel chromosome 9, ASM4877302v1, whole genome shotgun sequence:
- the ATXN7L2 gene encoding ataxin-7-like protein 2 isoform X1: protein MAVRERAAAAMAALERRVPSLDDFAGQSWSSWVERAELPAADGAELEESNKNMKKLDAMTLIKEDMSIFGHCPAHDDFYLVVCNHCSQVVKPQAFQKHCERRHGPLSKLYARAPPPPPAPASSQKCHVVNGQGPACRAPGSTKTSSREKGQGSRSRGHQPPEKTQKDSLCLFVPVVNLEKMSSLPKPDGHGIRVAPPSAFLSQPGGLTKDSPGKNPMVFPSKELHGRESIEITPNEGPSHRAEGSPPEKEPGGARLPPKTHRKMARKECDLNRQCGVINPETKKICTRLLTCKIHSVHQRREVQGRAKDFDVLVAELKANSRKGESPKEKSPGRKEPALERPSQEPPSSVQVVAAAAAPSSTFSARAKQTYPYCALPRSRASSESELDDEGPCGGDGDPGLFPFPLPRGGAQASSEESEEEGTSDDLHLPTDCHYATRPPRPQAFCTFGSRLVSPGCYVFSRRLDRFCSALSSMLERHLSSHMWKKIPPAAEPPSHIVSAPPSAPLSPSSTGSCPRLPGPPLRPACPASTPPTKDSLVPSYPTGSPSVAAACSQAECMGGSQAITSPLPANTPSPSFSKLPPSKASKSSKGKDGPEVEAPSRKRKLSPGPTTFKRTCILEPTGKGKPSGCRGLSAKTKAALGMGLNGTVGPRVKRAGPLDCRGSPHQPPTPVKASQLDSRGAAGHPAKALPTNCLSEEEVAKKRKNLATYCRPVKAKHCQAGAPADAACSVRRKKPGPALAFEEKCSTLKELELPLFPEGKEVGLHEL from the exons ATCTTTGGGCACTGCCCTGCCCATGACGACTTCTATTTGGTTGTGTGTAACCATTGCAGCCAAGTGGTGAAGCCTCAAGCTTTCCAGAAGCACTGCG AAAGAAGACATGGGCCCCTCAGCAAGCTTTACGCccgggccccacccccacctccagcccctgccaGCTCTCAGAAATGCCATGTAGTGAATGGGCAGGGCCCAGCTTGTAGAGCCCCAGGTTCTACCAAAACCTCCTCCAGGGAGAAGGGCCAGGGGTCTCGGAGCCGTGGCCACCAGCCTCCTGAGAAGACCCAGAAGGACAGCCTCTG CCTTTTCGTGCCTGTGGTGAATCTGGAGAAGATGTCCAGTCTCCCGAAGCCTGATGGACACGGAATCAGGGTGGCCCCGCCCTCTGCTTTCCTCAGCCAGCCTGGCGGCCTCACCAAGGACTCCCCTGGAAAAAACCCCATGGTGTTCCCTTCTAAAGAACTTCATGGCAGAGAGAGCATCGAGATAACCCCCAACGAGGGCCCCAGTCACCGGGCTGAAGGCAGCCCCCCTGAAAAGGAGCCTGGTGGGGCCAGGCTTCCCCCCAAAACCCACCGGAAGATGGCTC GGAAGGAGTGCGACCTCAACAGGCAGTGTGGGGTAATAAATCCAGAGACCAAAAAGATCTGTACCCGCCTGCTGACCTGCAAG ATCCACTCAGTGCACCAGCGCCGGGAGGTCCAGGGCCGAGCTAAGGACTTTGACGTGCTAGTGGCAGAGCTGAAGGCCAACTCCCGCAAAGGGGAGTCTCCCAAGGAGAAGAGCCCAGGGCGCAAGGAGCCAGCTCTCGAGcgcccctcccaggagcccccCTCCTCAGTCCAGGTTGTGGCAGCAGCGGCTGCTCCCAGCAGCACCTTCTCTGCTCGTGCCAAGCAGACCTACCCATACTGTGCACTGCCCAG GTCCCGGGCCTCCTCTGAGAGTGAGTTGGATGATGAAGGCCCttgtggtggtgatggggacCCAGGCCTgttccccttccccctgccccggggtggggcccaggcctcCAGCGAGGAGAGTGAGGAGGAGGGGACATCTGATGACCTCCACCTCCCCACTGACTGCCATTATGCAACCCGGCCCCCTCGGCCACAGGCG TTCTGCACCTTTGGGAGCCGACTGGTGAGTCCAGGATGCTACGTGTTTAGCCGCCGGCTGGACCGGTTCTGCTCGGCACTGAGCTCCATGCTGGAACGGCACCTCAGTTCACACATGTGGAA GAAGATCCCACCGGCAGCTGAGCCTCCATCCCACATTGTCAGTGCCCCCCCATCTGCTCCCCTGAGCCCGTCCTCTACAGGCAGCTGCCCCCGCCTTCCAGGCCCACCTCTCAGACCTGCCTGCCCAGCCTCTACGCCCCCCACcaaggacagccttgtccccagCTACCCTACAGGCTCCCCCAGTGTGGCAGCCGCCTGCAGCCAGGCGGAGTGCATGGGCGGGAGCCAGGCTATCACCTCACCACTGCCTGCCAACACGCCGTCCCCGTCCTTCAGCAAGCTCCCGCCTTCGAAGGCCAGCAAGTCATCCAAAGGCAAGGACGGGCCCGAGGTGGAGGCTCCTTCTCGAAAGCGAAAGTTATCCCCTGGCCCCACCACTTTCAAGCGGACTTGCATCTTGGAGCCCACTGGAAAAGGCAAACCCTCTGGCTGCCGGGGCCTCTCGGCCAAGACTAAAGCAGCTCTGGGCATGGGGCTTAATGGGACGGTGGGGCCAAGAGTGAAGCGGGCAGGGCCCCTGGACTGTCGGGGTTCCCCTCATCAGCCCCCCACACCAGTCAAGGCTTCTCAGCTGGACAGCCGgggagcagctggacatccgGCCAAGGCCCTGCCAACCAACTGCCTCTCTGAGGAGGAGGTAGCCAAGAAGCGGAAAAACCTGGCCACTTACTGCCGGCCAGTGAAGGCCAAGCACTGCCAGGCTGGTGCCCCTGCCGATGCGGCCTGCTCTGTGCGCCGCAAGAAGCCGGGTCCAGCCCTGGCCTTTGAGGAGAAGTGTTCTACACTGAAG GAACTGGAGCTACCTCTGTTCCCTGAAGGAAAGGAAGTTGGACTCCATGAGCTCTGA
- the ATXN7L2 gene encoding ataxin-7-like protein 2 isoform X2, whose amino-acid sequence MAVRERAAAAMAALERRVPSLDDFAGQSWSSWVERAELPAADGAELEESNKNMKKLDAMTLIKEDMSIFGHCPAHDDFYLVVCNHCSQVVKPQAFQKHCERRHGPLSKLYARAPPPPPAPASSQKCHVVNGQGPACRAPGSTKTSSREKGQGSRSRGHQPPEKTQKDSLCLFVPVVNLEKMSSLPKPDGHGIRVAPPSAFLSQPGGLTKDSPGKNPMVFPSKELHGRESIEITPNEGPSHRAEGSPPEKEPGGARLPPKTHRKMARKECDLNRQCGVINPETKKICTRLLTCKIHSVHQRREVQGRAKDFDVLVAELKANSRKGESPKEKSPGRKEPALERPSQEPPSSVQVVAAAAAPSSTFSARAKQTYPYCALPRSRASSESELDDEGPCGGDGDPGLFPFPLPRGGAQASSEESEEEGTSDDLHLPTDCHYATRPPRPQAFCTFGSRLVSPGCYVFSRRLDRFCSALSSMLERHLSSHMWKKIPPAAEPPSHIVSAPPSAPLSPSSTGSCPRLPGPPLRPACPASTPPTKDSLVPSYPTGSPSVAAACSQAECMGGSQAITSPLPANTPSPSFSKLPPSKASKSSKGKDGPEVEAPSRKRKLSPGPTTFKRTCILEPTGKGKPSGCRGLSAKTKAALGMGLNGTVGPRVKRAGPLDCRGSPHQPPTPVKASQLDSRGAAGHPAKALPTNCLSEEEVAKKRKNLATYCRPVKAKHCQAGAPADAACSVRRKKPGPALAFEEKCSTLKSKAH is encoded by the exons ATCTTTGGGCACTGCCCTGCCCATGACGACTTCTATTTGGTTGTGTGTAACCATTGCAGCCAAGTGGTGAAGCCTCAAGCTTTCCAGAAGCACTGCG AAAGAAGACATGGGCCCCTCAGCAAGCTTTACGCccgggccccacccccacctccagcccctgccaGCTCTCAGAAATGCCATGTAGTGAATGGGCAGGGCCCAGCTTGTAGAGCCCCAGGTTCTACCAAAACCTCCTCCAGGGAGAAGGGCCAGGGGTCTCGGAGCCGTGGCCACCAGCCTCCTGAGAAGACCCAGAAGGACAGCCTCTG CCTTTTCGTGCCTGTGGTGAATCTGGAGAAGATGTCCAGTCTCCCGAAGCCTGATGGACACGGAATCAGGGTGGCCCCGCCCTCTGCTTTCCTCAGCCAGCCTGGCGGCCTCACCAAGGACTCCCCTGGAAAAAACCCCATGGTGTTCCCTTCTAAAGAACTTCATGGCAGAGAGAGCATCGAGATAACCCCCAACGAGGGCCCCAGTCACCGGGCTGAAGGCAGCCCCCCTGAAAAGGAGCCTGGTGGGGCCAGGCTTCCCCCCAAAACCCACCGGAAGATGGCTC GGAAGGAGTGCGACCTCAACAGGCAGTGTGGGGTAATAAATCCAGAGACCAAAAAGATCTGTACCCGCCTGCTGACCTGCAAG ATCCACTCAGTGCACCAGCGCCGGGAGGTCCAGGGCCGAGCTAAGGACTTTGACGTGCTAGTGGCAGAGCTGAAGGCCAACTCCCGCAAAGGGGAGTCTCCCAAGGAGAAGAGCCCAGGGCGCAAGGAGCCAGCTCTCGAGcgcccctcccaggagcccccCTCCTCAGTCCAGGTTGTGGCAGCAGCGGCTGCTCCCAGCAGCACCTTCTCTGCTCGTGCCAAGCAGACCTACCCATACTGTGCACTGCCCAG GTCCCGGGCCTCCTCTGAGAGTGAGTTGGATGATGAAGGCCCttgtggtggtgatggggacCCAGGCCTgttccccttccccctgccccggggtggggcccaggcctcCAGCGAGGAGAGTGAGGAGGAGGGGACATCTGATGACCTCCACCTCCCCACTGACTGCCATTATGCAACCCGGCCCCCTCGGCCACAGGCG TTCTGCACCTTTGGGAGCCGACTGGTGAGTCCAGGATGCTACGTGTTTAGCCGCCGGCTGGACCGGTTCTGCTCGGCACTGAGCTCCATGCTGGAACGGCACCTCAGTTCACACATGTGGAA GAAGATCCCACCGGCAGCTGAGCCTCCATCCCACATTGTCAGTGCCCCCCCATCTGCTCCCCTGAGCCCGTCCTCTACAGGCAGCTGCCCCCGCCTTCCAGGCCCACCTCTCAGACCTGCCTGCCCAGCCTCTACGCCCCCCACcaaggacagccttgtccccagCTACCCTACAGGCTCCCCCAGTGTGGCAGCCGCCTGCAGCCAGGCGGAGTGCATGGGCGGGAGCCAGGCTATCACCTCACCACTGCCTGCCAACACGCCGTCCCCGTCCTTCAGCAAGCTCCCGCCTTCGAAGGCCAGCAAGTCATCCAAAGGCAAGGACGGGCCCGAGGTGGAGGCTCCTTCTCGAAAGCGAAAGTTATCCCCTGGCCCCACCACTTTCAAGCGGACTTGCATCTTGGAGCCCACTGGAAAAGGCAAACCCTCTGGCTGCCGGGGCCTCTCGGCCAAGACTAAAGCAGCTCTGGGCATGGGGCTTAATGGGACGGTGGGGCCAAGAGTGAAGCGGGCAGGGCCCCTGGACTGTCGGGGTTCCCCTCATCAGCCCCCCACACCAGTCAAGGCTTCTCAGCTGGACAGCCGgggagcagctggacatccgGCCAAGGCCCTGCCAACCAACTGCCTCTCTGAGGAGGAGGTAGCCAAGAAGCGGAAAAACCTGGCCACTTACTGCCGGCCAGTGAAGGCCAAGCACTGCCAGGCTGGTGCCCCTGCCGATGCGGCCTGCTCTGTGCGCCGCAAGAAGCCGGGTCCAGCCCTGGCCTTTGAGGAGAAGTGTTCTACACTGAAG TCAAAAGCCCATTAA
- the CYB561D1 gene encoding putative transmembrane reductase CYB561D1 isoform X2 encodes METLEVGLVPAPPREARLTRWLRRGSGILAHLVALGFTIFLTVLSRPGTSLFSWHPVFMALAFCLCMAEAILLFSPEHSLFFCSRKVRIRLHWVGQSLAILCAALGLGFIVSSRTRSELPHLVSWHSLVGALTLLATGGQALCGLCLLCPRAARVSRVARLKLYHLTCGLVVYLMATVTVLLGMHSVWFQAQIKGAAWYLCLALPLYPALVIMHQISSSYLPRKKMEM; translated from the exons ATGGAGACCCTGGAGGTAGGTCTGGTTCCCGCTCCGCCGAGGGAGGCGAGACTGACCCGCTGGCTGCGAAGAGGCAGTGGGATCTTGGCGCACCTGGTCGCTTTGGGCTTCACCATCTTTCTGACTGTGCTGTCCCGGCCAGGAACCA GTCTTTTCTCCTGGCACCCTGTATTCATGGCCTTGGCG TTCTGCCTCTGCATGGCTGAGGCCATCCTACTCTTCTCGCCTGAGCACTCCCTGTTCTTCTGCTCCCGAAAGGTCCGGATCCGACTTCATTGGGTGGGGCAGAGCCTAGCCATCCTCTGtgcagccctgggcctgggcttCATCGTCTCCAGCAGGACCCGCAGTGAGCTGCCCCACCTGGTGTCCTGGCACAGCTTGGTAGGGGCTCTGACATTGCTGGCTACGGGTGGTCAGGCACTGTGTGGGCTCTGCCTCCTCTGTCCCCGGGCAGCCAGGGTCTCAAGGGTGGCTCGCCTCAAGCTCTACCATCTGACGTGTGGACTGGTGGTCTACCTGATGGCTACAGTAACCGTGCTCCTGGGCATGCACTCCGTGTGGTTCCAAGCCCAGATCAAAGGTGCAGCCTGGTACCTGTGCCTGGCGTTGCCCCTCTATCCAGCCCTGGTAATCATGCACCAGATCTCCAGC
- the CYB561D1 gene encoding putative transmembrane reductase CYB561D1 isoform X1: METLEVGLVPAPPREARLTRWLRRGSGILAHLVALGFTIFLTVLSRPGTSLFSWHPVFMALADSKLGLRLTGPLLCSQFCLCMAEAILLFSPEHSLFFCSRKVRIRLHWVGQSLAILCAALGLGFIVSSRTRSELPHLVSWHSLVGALTLLATGGQALCGLCLLCPRAARVSRVARLKLYHLTCGLVVYLMATVTVLLGMHSVWFQAQIKGAAWYLCLALPLYPALVIMHQISSSYLPRKKMEM; the protein is encoded by the exons ATGGAGACCCTGGAGGTAGGTCTGGTTCCCGCTCCGCCGAGGGAGGCGAGACTGACCCGCTGGCTGCGAAGAGGCAGTGGGATCTTGGCGCACCTGGTCGCTTTGGGCTTCACCATCTTTCTGACTGTGCTGTCCCGGCCAGGAACCA GTCTTTTCTCCTGGCACCCTGTATTCATGGCCTTGGCG GACTCCAAGCTGGGCCTGAGGCTCACTGGCCCTCTCCTGTGTTCACAGTTCTGCCTCTGCATGGCTGAGGCCATCCTACTCTTCTCGCCTGAGCACTCCCTGTTCTTCTGCTCCCGAAAGGTCCGGATCCGACTTCATTGGGTGGGGCAGAGCCTAGCCATCCTCTGtgcagccctgggcctgggcttCATCGTCTCCAGCAGGACCCGCAGTGAGCTGCCCCACCTGGTGTCCTGGCACAGCTTGGTAGGGGCTCTGACATTGCTGGCTACGGGTGGTCAGGCACTGTGTGGGCTCTGCCTCCTCTGTCCCCGGGCAGCCAGGGTCTCAAGGGTGGCTCGCCTCAAGCTCTACCATCTGACGTGTGGACTGGTGGTCTACCTGATGGCTACAGTAACCGTGCTCCTGGGCATGCACTCCGTGTGGTTCCAAGCCCAGATCAAAGGTGCAGCCTGGTACCTGTGCCTGGCGTTGCCCCTCTATCCAGCCCTGGTAATCATGCACCAGATCTCCAGC
- the CYB561D1 gene encoding putative transmembrane reductase CYB561D1 isoform X4, which produces MALAFCLCMAEAILLFSPEHSLFFCSRKVRIRLHWVGQSLAILCAALGLGFIVSSRTRSELPHLVSWHSLVGALTLLATGGQALCGLCLLCPRAARVSRVARLKLYHLTCGLVVYLMATVTVLLGMHSVWFQAQIKGAAWYLCLALPLYPALVIMHQISSSYLPRKKMEM; this is translated from the exons ATGGCCTTGGCG TTCTGCCTCTGCATGGCTGAGGCCATCCTACTCTTCTCGCCTGAGCACTCCCTGTTCTTCTGCTCCCGAAAGGTCCGGATCCGACTTCATTGGGTGGGGCAGAGCCTAGCCATCCTCTGtgcagccctgggcctgggcttCATCGTCTCCAGCAGGACCCGCAGTGAGCTGCCCCACCTGGTGTCCTGGCACAGCTTGGTAGGGGCTCTGACATTGCTGGCTACGGGTGGTCAGGCACTGTGTGGGCTCTGCCTCCTCTGTCCCCGGGCAGCCAGGGTCTCAAGGGTGGCTCGCCTCAAGCTCTACCATCTGACGTGTGGACTGGTGGTCTACCTGATGGCTACAGTAACCGTGCTCCTGGGCATGCACTCCGTGTGGTTCCAAGCCCAGATCAAAGGTGCAGCCTGGTACCTGTGCCTGGCGTTGCCCCTCTATCCAGCCCTGGTAATCATGCACCAGATCTCCAGC
- the CYB561D1 gene encoding putative transmembrane reductase CYB561D1 isoform X3 gives MALADSKLGLRLTGPLLCSQFCLCMAEAILLFSPEHSLFFCSRKVRIRLHWVGQSLAILCAALGLGFIVSSRTRSELPHLVSWHSLVGALTLLATGGQALCGLCLLCPRAARVSRVARLKLYHLTCGLVVYLMATVTVLLGMHSVWFQAQIKGAAWYLCLALPLYPALVIMHQISSSYLPRKKMEM, from the exons ATGGCCTTGGCG GACTCCAAGCTGGGCCTGAGGCTCACTGGCCCTCTCCTGTGTTCACAGTTCTGCCTCTGCATGGCTGAGGCCATCCTACTCTTCTCGCCTGAGCACTCCCTGTTCTTCTGCTCCCGAAAGGTCCGGATCCGACTTCATTGGGTGGGGCAGAGCCTAGCCATCCTCTGtgcagccctgggcctgggcttCATCGTCTCCAGCAGGACCCGCAGTGAGCTGCCCCACCTGGTGTCCTGGCACAGCTTGGTAGGGGCTCTGACATTGCTGGCTACGGGTGGTCAGGCACTGTGTGGGCTCTGCCTCCTCTGTCCCCGGGCAGCCAGGGTCTCAAGGGTGGCTCGCCTCAAGCTCTACCATCTGACGTGTGGACTGGTGGTCTACCTGATGGCTACAGTAACCGTGCTCCTGGGCATGCACTCCGTGTGGTTCCAAGCCCAGATCAAAGGTGCAGCCTGGTACCTGTGCCTGGCGTTGCCCCTCTATCCAGCCCTGGTAATCATGCACCAGATCTCCAGC
- the CYB561D1 gene encoding putative transmembrane reductase CYB561D1 isoform X5 — MAEAILLFSPEHSLFFCSRKVRIRLHWVGQSLAILCAALGLGFIVSSRTRSELPHLVSWHSLVGALTLLATGGQALCGLCLLCPRAARVSRVARLKLYHLTCGLVVYLMATVTVLLGMHSVWFQAQIKGAAWYLCLALPLYPALVIMHQISSSYLPRKKMEM, encoded by the coding sequence ATGGCTGAGGCCATCCTACTCTTCTCGCCTGAGCACTCCCTGTTCTTCTGCTCCCGAAAGGTCCGGATCCGACTTCATTGGGTGGGGCAGAGCCTAGCCATCCTCTGtgcagccctgggcctgggcttCATCGTCTCCAGCAGGACCCGCAGTGAGCTGCCCCACCTGGTGTCCTGGCACAGCTTGGTAGGGGCTCTGACATTGCTGGCTACGGGTGGTCAGGCACTGTGTGGGCTCTGCCTCCTCTGTCCCCGGGCAGCCAGGGTCTCAAGGGTGGCTCGCCTCAAGCTCTACCATCTGACGTGTGGACTGGTGGTCTACCTGATGGCTACAGTAACCGTGCTCCTGGGCATGCACTCCGTGTGGTTCCAAGCCCAGATCAAAGGTGCAGCCTGGTACCTGTGCCTGGCGTTGCCCCTCTATCCAGCCCTGGTAATCATGCACCAGATCTCCAGC